From a single Micromonospora pallida genomic region:
- a CDS encoding MaoC family dehydratase, producing MRIFHGIEELKGAVGTHLGYSDWRTINQEQIDAFADATGDHQWIHVDPARAAQGLFGSTIAHGYLTLSLVPSFLNQVYRIEDTTMAVNYGANRVRYPSPVPVGSRLRGGVELLALQQTTSGHRLTSRVTIDREGSDKPACVAEVLSLLVP from the coding sequence ATGAGGATCTTTCACGGAATCGAGGAACTGAAAGGTGCCGTCGGGACGCACCTCGGCTACTCGGACTGGCGGACGATCAACCAGGAGCAGATCGATGCATTCGCCGACGCCACCGGCGACCACCAGTGGATCCATGTCGATCCCGCGAGGGCAGCACAAGGTCTCTTCGGCTCAACGATCGCGCACGGTTACCTCACGCTTTCCCTGGTGCCATCGTTCCTCAACCAGGTCTATCGGATCGAGGACACCACGATGGCAGTCAACTACGGTGCCAACCGCGTGCGGTACCCCTCCCCGGTCCCGGTGGGATCGCGGCTCCGCGGCGGCGTGGAACTACTCGCTCTCCAACAGACCACGAGCGGCCATCGGCTCACGTCCCGCGTCACCATCGACCGGGAAGGTAGTGACAAGCCGGCCTGCGTAGCAGAAGTGCTCAGCTTGCTGGTGCCGTGA
- a CDS encoding electron transfer flavoprotein subunit alpha/FixB family protein codes for MAEVLVVVEATQASGVKRATLELLTIAREWGEPSAVVLGVPGAAAAVQDRLAEFGAQKIYAAESEDIDAYLIAPKATALANLITSISPAAVLLASTQEGKEIASRLAIKLDNGILTDAVGLDGSGVATQLAFAGSVIVKSKVTKGIPLVTLLPNSVTPVPAQTSPAVENVAVEVADNDKLAQVVHRVAEQKGSRPELTEASIVVSGGRGVGSGDNFKLVEEIADLLGAAVGASRAAVDSGFYPHQFQVGQTGKTVSPQLYMALGISGAIQHRAGMQTSKTIVAVNKDEEAPIFELADFGVVGDLFKVVPQAIEEIRKRKD; via the coding sequence ATGGCAGAGGTACTCGTCGTCGTCGAGGCCACACAGGCATCCGGCGTCAAGAGGGCCACCCTCGAACTGCTGACGATCGCCCGGGAGTGGGGTGAGCCGTCCGCGGTCGTGCTCGGCGTGCCGGGTGCGGCCGCCGCGGTCCAGGACAGGCTCGCCGAGTTCGGCGCGCAGAAGATCTACGCTGCGGAGAGCGAAGACATCGACGCCTACCTGATCGCCCCGAAGGCCACCGCGCTGGCCAACCTGATCACGTCGATATCGCCGGCTGCGGTACTGCTTGCTTCCACTCAGGAGGGCAAGGAGATCGCCAGCCGGCTGGCGATCAAGCTCGACAACGGCATCCTCACCGACGCGGTCGGCCTCGACGGCTCCGGTGTGGCCACGCAGCTTGCGTTCGCCGGCTCGGTGATCGTCAAGTCCAAGGTGACCAAGGGAATCCCGCTAGTGACCTTGCTGCCCAACTCGGTCACCCCGGTCCCGGCGCAGACATCACCTGCAGTGGAGAACGTTGCCGTCGAGGTGGCCGACAACGACAAGCTCGCGCAGGTAGTCCACCGGGTCGCCGAACAGAAGGGCTCCCGCCCGGAGCTCACCGAGGCTTCCATCGTGGTCTCCGGCGGACGCGGTGTGGGCAGCGGCGACAACTTCAAGCTCGTCGAGGAGATCGCCGACCTGCTCGGTGCCGCCGTCGGCGCGTCCCGCGCCGCCGTCGACTCCGGCTTCTATCCGCACCAGTTCCAGGTCGGCCAGACCGGCAAGACCGTCTCACCGCAGCTGTACATGGCTCTGGGTATCTCAGGCGCCATCCAGCACCGCGCCGGCATGCAGACATCGAAGACAATCGTCGCGGTCAACAAGGACGAAGAGGCACCCATCTTCGAGCTGGCCGACTTCGGCGTCGTGGGCGACCTGTTCAAGGTCGTACCGCAGGCGATCGAAGAGATCCGCAAACGCAAGGACTGA
- a CDS encoding electron transfer flavoprotein subunit beta/FixA family protein, whose protein sequence is MKIVVLVKQVPDSGAERNLRSDDNTVDRGSANNVINEMDEYAIEEALQVQEQTGGEVVVLTVGPERAGESIRKALSMGPDSAVHVTDEAMHGSCAVATSKVLAAAISQIKPDLIMCGAESTDGRVQVMPHMIAERLGIAALTGARTLTVDGSTLTIERQTEDGYAVVSAAMPAVVSVWDTINEPRYPSFKGIMAAKKKPVATKSLADLGIPTSDVGFDGATSTVVEHSKRPPRQAGNKITDSGDGGVKLVEFLASEKLV, encoded by the coding sequence ATGAAGATCGTCGTACTCGTCAAGCAGGTGCCCGACTCCGGTGCGGAACGCAACCTGCGTAGCGACGACAACACCGTCGACCGCGGGTCGGCCAACAATGTGATCAACGAGATGGACGAATACGCCATCGAGGAGGCGCTGCAGGTCCAGGAGCAGACCGGCGGCGAGGTCGTCGTCCTGACAGTGGGCCCGGAGCGGGCGGGCGAGTCGATCCGCAAGGCTCTGTCGATGGGGCCCGATTCCGCTGTTCACGTAACCGACGAGGCGATGCACGGCTCCTGCGCGGTCGCCACGTCGAAGGTCCTGGCGGCGGCAATCTCCCAGATCAAGCCGGATCTGATCATGTGCGGCGCAGAGTCCACCGACGGCCGGGTGCAGGTAATGCCGCACATGATCGCCGAGCGGCTCGGCATTGCCGCACTCACCGGCGCGCGGACGCTGACCGTGGACGGGTCGACGCTGACGATCGAACGGCAGACCGAGGACGGCTACGCGGTGGTCTCGGCCGCCATGCCCGCCGTCGTGAGCGTGTGGGACACGATCAACGAGCCACGGTACCCGTCGTTCAAGGGCATCATGGCCGCCAAAAAGAAGCCCGTGGCAACCAAGTCGCTGGCCGACCTGGGCATACCAACCTCCGACGTGGGCTTCGACGGTGCCACCAGCACCGTGGTGGAGCACAGCAAGCGGCCGCCGCGGCAGGCCGGCAACAAGATCACTGACTCGGGTGACGGCGGCGTGAAGCTCGTCGAGTTCCTGGCGTCCGAGAAGCTCGTCTGA
- a CDS encoding thioesterase family protein: MTPSPRDARHDLPAFTTACQLPAPFRLVIPPEFEDANEHMNISHYFSLQTAAVRWLMERLGFVADYRERNSHTLFTVEHRLQYLAEVKVGDEVSVHPTLQTRTNRLLRGTSLLLNHSRKQISNRLDFDILHINLETRRSSPLSPELALAADKHIAQLRTYGIEKP; this comes from the coding sequence ATGACACCCTCGCCGCGAGACGCACGGCACGACCTTCCGGCGTTCACGACAGCCTGCCAACTCCCGGCGCCATTCCGGCTGGTCATCCCGCCCGAGTTCGAAGACGCGAACGAACACATGAATATCAGCCACTATTTCAGCCTTCAGACCGCGGCGGTGCGGTGGCTCATGGAGCGACTCGGCTTCGTAGCGGACTACCGGGAGCGGAACAGCCACACACTGTTCACCGTGGAACACCGGCTGCAATACCTAGCCGAGGTGAAGGTTGGCGACGAGGTGAGCGTCCACCCCACCCTGCAAACCAGGACAAACAGACTACTTCGCGGAACCTCACTACTACTCAACCACTCCCGAAAACAGATTTCGAACAGACTCGACTTCGACATCCTTCACATCAATCTCGAGACGCGTCGCTCCTCTCCTCTGAGCCCAGAACTCGCCCTCGCGGCCGACAAGCACATCGCCCAGCTGAGAACCTATGGAATCGAGAAGCCTTGA
- a CDS encoding NAD(P)H-dependent flavin oxidoreductase, translated as MKTRITELLHIEKPIMQGGMQWIGYAELAAAVSNAGGLGLITALTQPTPQDLYNEIRRCHDLTDKPFGINLTTLPTINPPPYDEYRDAAIQAGITVVETSGSNPALFTSHYQQAGVKVIHKATSVRHALKAAAAGVDAIIVDGFECAGHPGEEDIPGLVLVPAIADRVNVPLLAAGGIGDGRGLAAALALGADGIVMGTRFMATQETPIHPDVKKRIVANDEHETNLIFRELQNTARVARNSVSEKVVEILRNGGAFEDVRDLVAGARGKQVYETGDLEAGIWWAGLAQVFVHDVPTCRELLDRIIAEAEAIISGRLTGMTQK; from the coding sequence GTGAAGACGAGAATCACCGAGCTGCTGCACATCGAGAAGCCGATCATGCAAGGCGGAATGCAGTGGATCGGATACGCGGAACTCGCCGCGGCGGTGTCGAACGCCGGGGGCCTCGGCCTCATCACCGCGCTGACTCAACCGACGCCGCAGGACCTCTACAACGAGATCCGCCGGTGCCACGATCTGACCGACAAACCGTTCGGCATCAATTTGACGACGTTGCCAACCATCAACCCTCCCCCATACGACGAATATCGTGACGCGGCGATTCAGGCCGGGATCACCGTCGTGGAGACCTCGGGTTCCAATCCTGCGCTATTCACGTCGCACTACCAACAGGCCGGAGTCAAGGTCATTCACAAGGCGACGAGCGTCCGGCACGCACTCAAGGCCGCCGCCGCCGGCGTCGACGCGATCATCGTCGACGGCTTCGAATGTGCGGGCCATCCCGGTGAGGAGGACATTCCGGGCCTGGTGCTCGTCCCCGCCATCGCCGATCGGGTCAATGTGCCACTCCTCGCCGCTGGCGGGATCGGCGACGGCCGAGGACTTGCCGCCGCCCTCGCACTCGGCGCGGACGGCATCGTGATGGGAACCCGCTTCATGGCCACTCAGGAGACCCCCATCCACCCCGACGTGAAGAAACGCATCGTCGCCAACGATGAGCACGAGACGAATCTGATCTTCCGGGAACTGCAGAACACCGCCCGGGTCGCCCGCAACTCTGTCTCTGAGAAGGTCGTCGAGATCCTCCGGAACGGAGGCGCCTTCGAGGACGTTCGTGACCTGGTAGCGGGCGCTCGCGGAAAACAGGTGTACGAGACCGGCGACCTCGAGGCCGGCATCTGGTGGGCGGGGCTGGCACAGGTGTTCGTGCACGACGTACCCACCTGCCGAGAGTTGCTCGACCGCATCATCGCTGAGGCCGAGGCCATCATCTCCGGACGACTCACCGGGATGACACAGAAATGA
- a CDS encoding cyclase family protein, producing MHRLTADDIPAYEDLPVIERLGYPHAWDVFGADDHLGTLNYLTPDVVAAALSEASRGVVVALNLPIDQPAPPLFGREPTKHDFFTHDRNTWDDRLDAYFPQGSSQWDGFRHVRAREFGFFGGVTADPSQDKSWLGIDVWARRGIVGRGVLLDVAAYLLRSGDELRCDAERAITPELLREVASEQGVEVRHGDLLLVRTGWPRKYAQLTGERRTELAEAPAFPGLHAGEETARLLWNWRVSALITDVPAVEPVPGDPAVGSLHRRLLPLLGIPLGELFDLEGLSDRCQEYGRYTFLFTSAPVNLPGGCGSPANALAIF from the coding sequence GTGCATCGACTCACAGCCGACGACATCCCCGCCTACGAAGACCTGCCGGTCATCGAGCGCCTCGGGTATCCCCACGCGTGGGACGTGTTCGGTGCGGATGACCACCTCGGCACGCTGAACTACCTCACGCCCGACGTCGTGGCCGCCGCACTGTCGGAGGCCTCCCGCGGGGTGGTGGTGGCGCTGAACCTGCCGATCGACCAGCCGGCGCCGCCGTTGTTCGGGCGCGAGCCGACCAAGCACGACTTCTTCACCCACGACCGGAACACGTGGGACGACCGGCTGGACGCGTACTTCCCGCAAGGGTCGAGCCAGTGGGACGGCTTCCGCCACGTCCGTGCCCGTGAGTTCGGGTTCTTCGGCGGGGTAACCGCCGACCCGTCGCAGGACAAGTCGTGGCTCGGCATCGACGTCTGGGCCCGCCGGGGCATCGTCGGGCGCGGGGTGCTGCTTGACGTCGCCGCGTACCTGCTCAGATCCGGCGACGAGCTGCGCTGCGACGCGGAGCGGGCCATCACGCCAGAACTGCTGCGCGAGGTCGCGTCCGAGCAGGGCGTCGAGGTGCGTCACGGCGACCTGCTGCTCGTGCGCACCGGGTGGCCCCGCAAGTACGCACAGCTAACCGGGGAACGCCGAACCGAACTCGCGGAGGCCCCGGCCTTTCCCGGACTGCACGCCGGAGAGGAGACCGCCCGCCTGCTGTGGAACTGGCGCGTTTCCGCACTCATCACTGACGTCCCCGCAGTCGAGCCCGTCCCCGGCGACCCTGCAGTCGGATCACTGCACCGCCGGCTGCTTCCGCTGCTGGGCATTCCCCTCGGCGAACTCTTCGATCTCGAAGGGCTCTCCGATCGGTGCCAGGAGTACGGCCGCTACACCTTCCTGTTCACCTCTGCCCCGGTCAACCTCCCCGGCGGGTGTGGTTCCCCCGCAAACGCGCTCGCCATCTTCTAG
- a CDS encoding ABC transporter substrate-binding protein, with the protein MKRSFRTVVATVSVGLLAASAAACGGSDASGSDSGEITLGVLGPISGAQAQIGQNQVNGAEVAVAQINAKGGINGRSVKLVTQDEGSSPETAAAAIRKLANDGVSLQLGMLSSANCLATAPTLPRLKVVMVDAGCTNDGLTGHDGKDAPHPNFFRVGNADTLMVTSLAKVIAQKFPTVTDYDAFGYNYVTGTSQWKIFQETVKENGVALRTQKETFVALGEQNFKPYVQALASVSGDPKTRGLYLGTYGAGTASFLQQAQDLNLASKYAFIVQPGGYYPVARTLGGRAPEVWNAYDYSYAAFDSEMNDAFVKDFEAKTGKKPVSWSYDAYLAVYAYKAAIEKAGSADYDKVLKALPGIEFDSPAGKLTINAKTHQANTPVVVTHSAGDPNATETVKILETQLVKPED; encoded by the coding sequence ATGAAACGGTCTTTCAGAACGGTCGTTGCGACGGTCTCGGTCGGGCTGCTGGCCGCCAGCGCGGCGGCCTGTGGCGGCTCGGACGCCAGTGGTTCCGACTCCGGCGAGATCACCCTCGGCGTTCTGGGCCCCATCTCAGGCGCCCAAGCCCAGATCGGCCAGAACCAGGTCAACGGCGCCGAGGTCGCCGTCGCCCAGATCAATGCCAAGGGCGGGATCAACGGCCGGAGCGTCAAGCTCGTCACCCAGGACGAGGGTTCCTCACCCGAGACCGCCGCGGCGGCGATCCGTAAGCTCGCCAACGACGGCGTCTCGCTGCAACTCGGGATGCTCTCCAGCGCCAACTGCTTGGCCACCGCGCCGACGCTGCCGAGACTCAAGGTCGTGATGGTCGACGCCGGTTGCACGAACGACGGTCTGACCGGCCACGACGGCAAGGACGCACCGCACCCGAACTTCTTCCGCGTCGGCAACGCCGACACGCTCATGGTGACCAGCCTCGCCAAGGTGATCGCTCAGAAGTTCCCGACCGTCACGGACTACGACGCCTTTGGCTACAACTACGTCACCGGCACCTCACAGTGGAAGATCTTCCAGGAGACCGTGAAGGAGAACGGGGTCGCGCTGCGGACCCAGAAGGAAACCTTCGTCGCCCTCGGGGAGCAGAACTTCAAGCCGTACGTCCAGGCGCTAGCCAGCGTCTCCGGCGACCCGAAGACCCGCGGCCTGTACCTCGGCACGTACGGCGCGGGCACCGCGAGCTTCCTGCAGCAGGCCCAGGACCTCAACCTCGCCTCGAAGTACGCGTTCATCGTTCAGCCGGGCGGCTACTACCCGGTCGCGCGCACCCTCGGTGGCCGGGCTCCCGAGGTGTGGAATGCGTACGACTACAGCTACGCCGCGTTCGACAGCGAGATGAACGACGCTTTCGTCAAGGACTTCGAGGCGAAGACCGGCAAGAAGCCGGTGTCGTGGAGCTACGACGCCTACCTCGCCGTGTACGCCTACAAGGCGGCGATCGAGAAGGCCGGCTCGGCGGACTACGACAAGGTCCTCAAGGCGCTGCCCGGCATCGAGTTTGACTCGCCCGCCGGCAAGCTCACCATCAACGCGAAGACCCACCAGGCCAACACCCCGGTCGTCGTGACGCACAGCGCCGGTGACCCCAACGCCACCGAGACCGTGAAGATCCTCGAGACACAACTCGTCAAGCCGGAGGACTGA
- a CDS encoding branched-chain amino acid ABC transporter permease — protein MSQLVSVLLSGVAYGVPIFLVASGLTLIYGVIGVLNFAHGAFFVLGALLTASLLGGATPSLVMFILAVLAGGLLAGAVGLVTEMTVVRRLYRADHMTMLLATYAVLLSLEGASEVVWGTDSRSQRQPELLAGDVRVAGAAITMYDLVLVVVGIVVAVGLWLLINRTRSGRAVRAIAQDATMAQAIGINAKTVLLLVFGFGSLLAGVAGALMAPNVAISPSLGNAFILQCFAVVIVGGLGSVEGSLVASVLVGIAETAAVAYAPVLTGFTFYILVAVVLVLRPQGLLGNARVRRA, from the coding sequence ATGAGTCAGCTGGTCTCCGTCCTGCTGAGCGGCGTGGCGTACGGCGTCCCGATCTTCCTGGTCGCCAGTGGGCTCACATTGATCTACGGCGTGATCGGGGTGCTCAACTTCGCGCACGGAGCGTTCTTCGTGCTCGGCGCGCTCCTGACCGCCAGCCTGCTCGGCGGGGCGACCCCCTCGCTCGTGATGTTCATCCTGGCCGTGCTGGCGGGTGGCCTGCTCGCTGGCGCGGTGGGGCTGGTCACCGAGATGACCGTCGTGCGTCGCCTATACCGGGCCGACCACATGACGATGCTGCTCGCCACCTACGCGGTCCTGCTGTCCCTCGAAGGCGCGAGCGAGGTGGTGTGGGGCACGGACAGCCGGTCCCAGCGGCAGCCCGAACTGCTCGCCGGCGACGTGCGCGTCGCCGGCGCGGCGATCACCATGTACGACCTGGTGCTCGTCGTCGTCGGGATCGTGGTCGCGGTCGGCCTCTGGTTGCTCATCAACAGGACCCGCTCCGGCCGGGCGGTCCGGGCGATTGCCCAGGACGCCACCATGGCCCAGGCCATCGGCATCAACGCCAAGACCGTCCTGCTGCTGGTCTTCGGGTTCGGCAGCCTGCTCGCCGGTGTCGCGGGCGCCCTGATGGCACCCAACGTCGCCATCTCTCCGAGCCTGGGCAACGCGTTCATCCTGCAGTGCTTCGCGGTGGTGATCGTCGGTGGTCTCGGCTCGGTCGAGGGTTCCCTGGTCGCCTCCGTGCTGGTAGGCATCGCCGAAACGGCAGCGGTCGCATACGCCCCGGTCCTGACCGGGTTCACCTTCTACATCCTCGTCGCCGTCGTCCTCGTGCTGCGCCCCCAGGGCCTGCTCGGCAACGCACGGGTCAGGAGGGCCTAG
- a CDS encoding branched-chain amino acid ABC transporter permease has product MRTLKSPAVLLAAKWRTAARPPAAKTPGRAWSSLRPVAEPIIFAAVTSILYFSFDQSLQFVLMTGVVYALLTASLGVLLGWSGIYTFGHAAFFGIGAYTAGLLKDRDMSPLLFLLAGAAVAAVIALVVGLLGARIVAVEFAMMTLIIGQVVYLLTFKIEGLQGDNGIFGIPSGTIGGWDIATEDNLWWYIVAVVAVLLGLLRRIQLSPYGVSLNAVRDDPVKAAAVGLPVRALRLSAFVLSGAVAGVAGVLYAQQQGIVTPSTLSFTFSGQIIIMALFGGLYRFWGAPIGAIVFLLLNNQIFGETSHGTLILGVILLFIVVLMPGGILGVADWIRDRVKVVR; this is encoded by the coding sequence GTGAGGACGCTCAAGAGCCCCGCCGTACTGCTGGCGGCGAAATGGCGGACGGCCGCACGACCCCCGGCCGCGAAGACGCCCGGGCGGGCCTGGTCGTCGCTGCGGCCGGTGGCCGAGCCGATCATCTTCGCCGCGGTCACGTCGATCCTGTACTTCTCGTTCGACCAGAGCCTGCAGTTCGTGCTCATGACCGGTGTCGTGTACGCGCTGCTCACCGCGAGTCTCGGCGTACTGCTCGGTTGGAGCGGTATCTACACCTTCGGTCACGCGGCGTTCTTCGGCATCGGCGCCTACACGGCCGGACTGTTGAAGGACCGGGACATGTCCCCACTGCTGTTCCTGCTCGCTGGGGCCGCCGTGGCAGCCGTCATCGCGCTGGTGGTGGGCCTGTTGGGGGCGCGGATCGTCGCCGTGGAGTTCGCGATGATGACGCTGATCATCGGTCAGGTCGTCTACCTTCTCACCTTCAAGATCGAGGGCTTGCAAGGTGACAACGGCATCTTCGGCATCCCAAGCGGCACGATCGGGGGCTGGGACATCGCGACCGAGGACAACCTGTGGTGGTACATCGTCGCCGTCGTCGCCGTCCTGCTCGGGTTGCTGCGCCGGATCCAACTGTCGCCTTACGGCGTCAGCCTGAACGCCGTCCGTGACGACCCCGTCAAGGCGGCTGCGGTAGGGTTGCCGGTCCGCGCGCTCCGGCTATCCGCCTTCGTGCTCTCCGGGGCGGTCGCCGGGGTCGCCGGGGTGCTGTACGCGCAGCAGCAGGGCATCGTCACCCCCTCGACACTCTCCTTCACGTTCAGCGGCCAGATCATCATCATGGCGTTGTTCGGTGGTCTGTACCGGTTCTGGGGCGCGCCGATCGGGGCGATCGTCTTCCTGCTGCTCAACAACCAGATCTTCGGCGAGACGTCGCACGGAACCCTGATTCTCGGGGTGATCCTGCTGTTCATCGTCGTGCTGATGCCCGGAGGGATCCTCGGCGTCGCCGACTGGATCCGCGACCGAGTCAAGGTGGTGCGCTGA